A region of Vigna radiata var. radiata cultivar VC1973A chromosome 6, Vradiata_ver6, whole genome shotgun sequence DNA encodes the following proteins:
- the LOC106763314 gene encoding cucumisin, translated as METRVKLFLKLAPDTLVHSYKSFNGFVARLTKEESERMKGMDVVVSVIPNRIHSVQTTRSWDFLGFPENVPRTEVESNTIVGVIDSGIWPTSSSFTDGDFGPPPQKWKGTCYNFTCNNKIIGAKYFRLDGDFAEEDRISPTDTTGHGSHCASTAAGNPVRNAYLFGLGLGTARGGVPLARIAVYKVCWTNYCKSADILAGFDAAITDGVDIISLSVGPTKVMHMEYFEDIYAIGAFHAMKRGILTSQAAGNLGPFPYTMSNLAPWFISVAASTIDRKFLTKLQLGNGLIFQGISVNTFSPTQKSYPLIYAGDAPAAGSKSSTSSKSLENYLDGALVKGKIVLCDGYTPSQYVGFASGAAGLIFIFPSTAPLVVADIYALPAISITASDGDTVFSYLRSTSRDYLIYMSCHRLLSNPAATIFTSYEGKDSWAPYIAPFSSRGPNKVTPNILKPDIAAPGVDILAAWSPISPISGVKGDRRVSYFNVISGTSMACPHVTAAAAYVKSFHPNWSPAAIKSALMTTATPMNPVLDVHAEFAYGAGQLNPLKAANPGLVYDAGEYDYISFLCGQGYSSLALEIITGDNSNCTSANKGSVFNLNLPSFALSTPRSSYNNVTFGRTVTNVGSATSTYKATITAYPSSLNVQVLPNVLAFSSFGQMLSFTLKIEGSINADLVSFSLIWDDGTFKARSPVVVYVP; from the exons AAAGAATGAAag GAATGGATGTGGTGGTTTCTGTTATTCCAAATAGAATCCACAGTGTCCAAACAACAAGGTCATGGGACTTTCTTGGCTTCCCTGAAAATGTCCCAAGAACGGAGGTAGAAAGTAACACAATCGTTGGAGTAATCGACAGTGGAATTTGGCCTACTTCCTCTAGCTTCACCGACGGAGACTTTGGTCCACCACCACAGAAATGGAAAGGAACATGCTATAACTTCACTTGTAATAA CAAAATCATTGGAGCAAAATATTTTCGTCTTGATGGTGATTTCGCCGAGGAGGACAGAATATCTCCAACTGATACCACTGGTCACGGGTCTCATTGTGCATCAACTGCGGCTGGAAACCCTGTTAGGAATGCATATTTATTTGGGCTTGGCTTAGGAACAGCAAGAGGAGGAGTTCCATTAGCACGTATTGCTGTGTATAAAGTTTGCTGGACAAATTATTGTAAAAGTGCTGACATTCTTGCAGGATTTGATGCAGCCATTACGGATGGTGTTGACATTATATCTCTTTCAGTGGGACCTACAAAAGTCATGCACATGGAATATTTTGAAGATATATATGCAATAGGAGCCTTCCATGCAATGAAGAGAGGCATATTAACTTCTCAAGCTGCAGGCAATTTGGGTCCTTTTCCTTACACAATGTCAAATCTTGCACCCTGGTTCATTTCCGTGGCTGCTTCCACCATAGACAGAAAGTTTTTAACCAAACTCCAACTGGGCAATGGCCTAATCTTCCAG GGAATTTCAGTGAATACATTTAGTCCAACACAGAAGAGTTACCCTTTAATTTATGCGGGAGATGCACCAGCCGCTGGATCTAAAAGTTCCACATCCAG CAAAAGCCTTGAAAATTATTTGGATGGAGCTTTGGTGAAAGGGAAAATTGTTTTGTGTGATGGCTATACTCCTTCTCAATATGTGGGATTTGCTTCTGGGGCTGCTggtcttatatttatattcccTAGTACAGCCCCTTTAGTTGTGGCAGATATATATGCATTGCCAGCTATTAGCATTACCGCAAGTGATGGGGATACcgtattttcttatttaaggTCAACAAG TCGTGATTATCTGATTTATATGTCATGTCACCGATTATTGAGTAATCCAGCAGCTACCATATTCACGAGTTACGAAGGAAAAGATTCATGGGCCCCGTACATTGCTCCTTTCTCATCAAGAGGTCCAAATAAGGTCACTCCAAATATTCTTAAG CCTGATATAGCAGCTCCAGGAGTTGATATTCTGGCTGCATGGTCTCCGATTTCTCCTATTTCTGGTGTTAAAGGAGACAGAAGAGTATCATATTTCAATGTAATATCTGGAACGTCAATGGCATGCCCTCATGTTACTGCAGCAGCTGCTTACGTCAAATCATTTCATCCCAACTGGTCTCCTGCTGCAATAAAATCCGCGCTGATGACAACTG CTACTCCTATGAATCCTGTACTTGATGTACATGCTGAATTTGCTTACGGTGCGGGGCAACTCAATCCTTTGAAGGCAGCAAATCCTGGACTAGTTTATGATGCTGGTGAATATGATTATATTAGTTTTCTGTGTGGACAAGGTTATAGTTCATTAGCGCTGGAAATAATTACAGGAGATAACAGCAATTGCACATCAGCAAATAAAGGGTCTGTTTTCAACCTTAATCTCCCATCTTTTGCTCTATCAACCCCTCGGTCAAGCTACAACAATGTCACTTTTGGTAGAACTGTCACAAATGTTGGATCAGCTACATCCACATATAAGGCCACAATAACTGCATATCCATCTTCTCTAAATGTCCAAGTACTGCCAAATGTTTTGGCCTTTTCATCGTTTGGTCAGATGCTGTCTTTTACCCTTAAGATTGAAGGAAGCATTAATGCGGActtggtttctttttctttgatttgggACGATGGCACTTTTAAGGCAAGGAGCCCCGTTGTTGTTTATGTTCCATAA